In the genome of Methanopyrus kandleri AV19, one region contains:
- a CDS encoding PUA domain-containing protein: protein MKGPYPVEGNHHVVVADKFAAESVYVGADLYAPGVVQADPDIRRGDRVTVVSERGHPVASGEAALQGREMEKRDRGTAVRVDRPTFSAPKVRETEAYRRGWVYSQGLPSILAVEALSPEPGETVVDLCAAPGGKCSHVAQITGPESKIVAIDRSAPRLERMEARLRRLGIDWVETVHGDARKVVRRLRGTADVVLVDPPCTALGVRPKLWVEATYEEALGLPSYQYSLLRAGYEVLKEGGRLLYSTCTLTPTENELVVERAIRELNLEPETPVLRPARRSGPGVVFLPHRADVPGFFYAVLVKEG from the coding sequence GTGAAAGGACCGTACCCCGTGGAGGGGAACCACCACGTCGTAGTCGCCGACAAGTTCGCGGCCGAGAGCGTCTACGTGGGGGCGGATCTCTACGCTCCCGGGGTGGTGCAAGCGGACCCCGACATCCGTAGAGGCGACCGCGTGACCGTAGTCTCGGAACGCGGGCACCCGGTCGCATCCGGTGAGGCGGCGCTCCAGGGGCGTGAGATGGAAAAGCGGGACCGAGGTACTGCCGTCCGCGTGGATCGCCCCACCTTTAGTGCCCCAAAAGTCCGTGAGACCGAAGCGTACCGGCGAGGTTGGGTGTACTCCCAGGGTCTGCCCTCCATCTTGGCCGTAGAGGCCCTGTCTCCGGAGCCCGGCGAAACCGTGGTCGACCTCTGTGCGGCTCCGGGTGGGAAGTGTTCCCACGTGGCTCAGATCACCGGTCCGGAGTCCAAGATAGTAGCTATCGACCGCTCCGCACCACGACTCGAACGGATGGAGGCTCGACTACGTCGCCTGGGTATCGACTGGGTCGAGACCGTGCACGGGGACGCCAGGAAGGTCGTCAGGAGGCTGCGGGGAACGGCAGACGTTGTCCTCGTTGACCCGCCTTGCACCGCCTTAGGTGTCAGGCCGAAACTCTGGGTCGAGGCGACTTACGAGGAGGCGCTCGGGCTACCGTCTTACCAGTATTCGTTGCTCAGAGCCGGATACGAAGTCCTTAAGGAGGGCGGAAGACTCCTATACTCCACGTGCACTCTCACGCCCACCGAAAACGAACTCGTGGTCGAACGTGCGATACGGGAGCTAAACCTTGAGCCCGAGACGCCGGTGCTTCGACCCGCCAGACGCTCAGGTCCGGGCGTTGTCTTCCTCCCCCATCGTGCGGATGTCCCTGGATTCTTCTACGCAGTACTCGTTAAGGAAGGATGA
- a CDS encoding metallophosphoesterase — protein MIGILSDTHDNLKAIERLASELNEADVEVVLHAGDYVAPFTLPVLAKVECDEFIGVFGNNDGERDYLREKAEEVGFELVGEIFTGEVLGLRVAMIHGTEEAVVEALARCGEYDLVVYGHTHEPEERVVGDTLVVNPGEVCGYVTGRRTAALLDPDEKKVEFVEF, from the coding sequence ATGATCGGGATCTTGTCGGACACCCACGACAACCTGAAGGCCATCGAACGGCTTGCTAGCGAGCTGAACGAGGCGGACGTTGAGGTCGTACTCCATGCGGGTGACTACGTGGCTCCCTTCACCCTCCCGGTGCTCGCGAAGGTGGAGTGTGACGAGTTTATAGGGGTTTTTGGAAACAACGACGGCGAGCGTGACTATTTGCGCGAAAAGGCGGAGGAAGTGGGCTTCGAGCTGGTCGGCGAGATCTTCACGGGCGAGGTCTTGGGTCTCCGAGTGGCCATGATTCACGGCACCGAAGAGGCCGTAGTCGAGGCCCTCGCCCGCTGTGGCGAGTACGATCTGGTGGTTTACGGCCACACCCACGAACCGGAGGAGCGCGTGGTCGGAGACACGCTCGTGGTTAATCCCGGAGAGGTATGTGGGTACGTCACCGGGCGCCGAACGGCCGCGCTGCTCGACCCCGATGAGAAGAAGGTAGAGTTCGTCGAGTTTTGA
- a CDS encoding flippase-like domain-containing protein — protein MSDGVVKRRAIPAMAAGVAVVLIMIWSFDPRKVLTVIARTEPRLFALAVCIQLVDLLLWALRWHLVLVRGGVKAPFRLVFAVNNVSMLVNNITPSARSGGEPLRVYLLARMTRYRARDIASSVVIDRVLDYFPLTLLLLLSAFLIAGSGGRGGILVILLGGVSFLTAALILSLWFLASERYVHRVARGVLRLLSRVSRRVRARRLWEELDEWVERFVKQLRELLQDRLTLIQGTLLSAAVWGCEILRTYVVFLSLGREVPLPVIVVSFTVSMFAGVLPLLPGGLGLVEISTASVYRLWGIDPGTSAAVALLDRLISYWMVNAIGVISLLRISRRER, from the coding sequence GTGTCCGACGGCGTCGTGAAACGACGGGCAATACCGGCGATGGCGGCGGGTGTAGCCGTTGTCCTCATCATGATTTGGTCGTTCGATCCTCGTAAGGTCCTCACCGTAATCGCGAGAACGGAGCCGCGGCTGTTCGCGCTCGCCGTCTGTATCCAACTGGTTGACTTACTACTGTGGGCGCTGCGATGGCACCTGGTGTTGGTACGAGGCGGGGTAAAGGCACCGTTCCGCCTGGTCTTCGCGGTCAATAACGTCTCGATGCTCGTGAACAACATCACCCCGAGCGCCAGGAGCGGCGGTGAGCCACTCCGTGTGTACCTACTGGCTCGTATGACCAGGTACCGGGCGCGTGATATCGCCTCCTCCGTCGTTATCGATAGGGTTCTCGACTACTTTCCCCTGACGTTACTACTACTGTTGAGCGCCTTCCTGATCGCGGGAAGTGGAGGAAGAGGCGGGATTCTCGTCATCCTACTCGGTGGCGTGTCTTTTCTTACAGCCGCTTTGATACTGTCGCTTTGGTTCTTAGCGAGTGAGCGATACGTGCACAGGGTCGCTCGAGGGGTTCTCCGGCTCCTGTCCCGTGTATCTCGTCGCGTACGCGCACGCCGCCTGTGGGAGGAGCTTGATGAGTGGGTGGAAAGGTTCGTGAAGCAGCTTCGAGAGCTCCTCCAGGATCGTCTCACGCTGATTCAGGGCACCCTGTTATCGGCTGCAGTGTGGGGGTGCGAGATCCTCAGGACATACGTCGTGTTTTTATCGTTGGGACGCGAGGTGCCCCTACCCGTTATCGTGGTGTCGTTTACGGTCTCGATGTTCGCGGGTGTTCTCCCGTTACTTCCCGGTGGACTCGGACTGGTGGAGATATCCACTGCATCGGTTTACAGGCTGTGGGGGATCGACCCGGGAACCAGCGCTGCGGTTGCACTATTAGACCGGCTGATCTCGTACTGGATGGTGAACGCGATCGGTGTGATCAGTCTTTTACGCATCTCACGGCGAGAAAGATAA